The Porites lutea chromosome 7, jaPorLute2.1, whole genome shotgun sequence genome includes the window atattaagaacaaaaaacgagaagcctaagggcctgtttacatggaggtgggggaccccaggtaggtgaggtaattCGCTTTGTTgtgtaacccgcctgtccacataatctctcattttaatttgatcacgtttacgtgacaggtggggtgacccgccgcatgttacctcacctatctggggtcccccacctctatgtaaacaggccctaaagactactgcacagctgataacaacgtttataaataactaagatagtacgcgcctGCATGCTCTAATTGGCCGAGagatgtgtttgcatgagagtatgtaagcATGTGTGgaatcaagatgttttgctcttcgcgcgctaatcacacaagcccgaattttaaaattttttgagttgaaaactcgacaaatttactttatttatccaTTCCCTAGTcggatgaaacttggaaaatctttacaaacatgctgtgtcaattttttttcgcttaagctgacattttaagcgagaaaaacccttttttggaaagcatctttattgcaaaacaagaactgattacattaagcttcgtgtacaagacttcaagactggtaagaatttctcttttaatcagtaacctaaacaaagaatttttcttttttctcgggaaagtgattttataagagcaatagaaaacttttttcctgtgtttgcgtaggctgatataaacactcgaggggctgggagaattcttgacagttatgccaacccgagacgaagtcgagggtttgcataaataaatattgcttttttagaaaaatactgttactttgtcgtttacaagcaatttatttgtaaacgttaagtttcacagtgcataaggaaatgtaccgaatttacgcgaattagcgccgcggcgcttgtTAActattttctccaaaaatgcggcgcttatttgagggcggcacTAATTCGAGTACTTACTGTAATTGGCAACTTAaaagtttattacatttagggcaaattgttattacatttaggacaaaatgttattacatttaggactttattacatttaggccttctacaagGGGTATGGTGAAGGAAACAGTTCACGGAAAGATAAGGTTGTGATGAACATGCTAAATGTGGCGCATTGTATGCTCGCCTTTTAGAAacttgttcacaggctaaaCAGGGATTTGCCACCTACCAGTTCTGTGATGTAGCAGTTTTCCTTGAGCATAGTAGCAATAGCCGCCCCACCGTCCCCTTCTAAGTAATTATCATGCAAATTCAGACTTGTCAGGGTCGTATTTTGCTAAAATTGAAGAGGAACTGTTAGGTAATTAAGCACATGGTAGACAAACGAAAACGATTAAAAGAATTTAACATCTAGTAAAAATGATGCTCAAACCTAGCGTTTATGAGGACTAGAGAGAAATCTATTTGAAGACAAACTGTAACCTTCTGCAGCACAGATTCTAGAATATCACTGGGTGAGTGATGTGAGATCGTACATGGGTTGATATGGCAGCATGCTGAAGTTAGACCTCGCCTTTCTTGAGCCGCAAGTTGCAAGTGGGAAACTGTTTAGCAACAATACCTCCGCGTTCACTTTCTCGATGACGTAACGTGGGACTGCAGGGCCTTCAACATTTTTAATGCTGAGAAAGCGCAGAGGCGAGTACTAAATTATCAAACTGCAGAGAATGATCTAATGCTCATACCCTAAGCGGCTCTGTAGGAGACCATGCATGGCAGGCCACCTCGGAGAATTGATAACAAGCGAAAAAGTGACAATTGCATTGTTGGTCAATATCGAAAGCAAGTGACGCCAAAGACGTTGGGTGACGGTTATACCTCTAGAGCAGCAGCGATCGCCCTTCCGCCTTTCGGCCCCAATAAGCGGTGTTTAAAGTTGAGTTTCTTTTCTTGAATGTTCCTCAGGAAGAACGAAACAGGTGTTATGTTCAAACATTTACACGCTGCCATGTACAATTTCCTTCCAGTTGCGTCATACTTTTCAGCTTTTTCTGGAAATGAAACACAGCCGTGTAACAAACTCATGGCATGAGCATCAGTCTTTTCTAGAAGGAAAGTGGAACCAGATCCTTCCTCTTTTCGTAGTTACATCTCTTGTCGACGAAGCCAAAAGCTTCGGCTTCGTCGATAAGAACTCTGGATAcgatattaggctgatttaacaacagaatgggaacgtcatttgacgacggcaAAGCGCGCGAAAAGGACTAAACTATACCTCCGGTGCCCAGTTTGCCGCTCatccattggtcaagccaggtgtttgatttgcgcgcgccgtcttcaactgacgttcccgttctgttgttaaatcagcctattagtataagtaatagcatgatttgtagtgatatttggcataaaaataccacgagtgatatttcaaaattgttatacgtaatttcacgagccgttaggcgagtgaaatttgagacaattttgaaatatcattagtggtatttatgccaaatatcacgtacaaatcatgctattatttgtttatactgctacatgagaaattttttgTAACGCCATCCGTTTATTTTGTGACGCGTATTTTGATTGACAGTGTACAACATGTGATATTATGTGATCCAAAATCAAAACTTACAACAAGATCGATTGCAAAAACACGTAAAGAAAAAACACCAAAGTTAATCAAAGTTTGAGTTTTCGAAAGTTTGTCTCAATGAAAGTCGTTCAGAATTAGATTTTAACATCTACTGCTGCTGATCGGCGTTTCCCAGCTTGCTTGCGATGTTGTGATTTATAGTAACTTGACAGCCATGGAAATGGTTAAAGGTCGCCGACCTTTCATCATTCATGAGGAAAGTGTTCGCCACAGCTGTGTTTACAGCATCTAATCTTTCAGCATCTAATCTTTCAAGCGCTTGACGAACTCTGCTGGATTGTGCCGTTGCACACTCTGCACTGATGATTGAAGAAATGAGTCGCTGTTCTTTGTCATCGCCTTCTTCATAATCTGCAAGGGACCTTTCATTGGTATGGCCTGTCACGCCGATTATCGCTGACCTCGGTTGATTTGCAGCTTTCAGCTTCTTCACCAAGGTTTTGCGAGCACTGTGGTTTGTGAGCTTTTTGCCTTGTATGTCTTCTTGACTTGCCATATTCTTCATAAAGGAATTAATGCTGTTGACGCCCATTCTTTGACGCTTATACCACACTTGGGTCTTTGGTCGTTCATTCAAGGCAAGATAGAATGGACCACTGTTTCGCATTTCTTCGGGTCTTcgttccaaaaatgttttgaacaattttacaGGGCATCTCTGTCCACCGGTAGCAAACATCTTGGGTTGAACGACTCTTCGTTTCTTGCGAAGTCCACCTTGGCGAGTTTTCGTGGGGTTTTCCTCGTAAGTCACGAATTCAATACCATTGTCGTCggtactgaaggcaaaatcttaAACGTACATGTCGTGGTGCTCCTGACAGCCCCTCGAACCAAAGTGCTGGGTGAGCAAGAACCACATGGTCTGTATCAGTGACTGTGAAGAATGGCTTCCAAGCACTCCTTTGGACCACAGCAACTCTTCGTCTTGAGAGGTGAGTGCCTTTGCAGCGTTTGGCCTTTTTCCGAAACCTTCTTGACGAAGAAGCCTTGCTTTTCCTTCAAGTACTTTTCTGCTGTTGGAAAACTCGATATCCTTGGCGATTGAGAAGGCAGCATCCTTTTCTCTCAGGTGTCGGTCCAATGACGCCAACATAACTCTCAAACTGTCAGGTTCGTACTCAGAACCATCTTTCTTACGGATCTCGGCGAAGAACTTTTGTAATGTTTCATCTAGTTGTTTCGCTTTATATGAAAGCAAATTAGTTTCAAAATTCTTGCTTTCGGCCCAACTTGTCCAGACATTCAGCCAGGTTGACGTACTTTTCTTCGTGTTCtggttttctgaattttccttCAGTTCTTGAATCTCTTCAACTTGAAAATCTAGAAATCTTTCCGCCATTGTTTTTGAATTTGCTTCGTGATTTTGGTTACCATGGAaactgtaattttcacatgtaggtatttcaaattaagctgaaatactactgctctaagccaatcaaattgcagaaatttctcatatagTAGTATAAACTAAGAAAGACCTGTGTTTCAACTTCCTGTTAGGCATCATGGTTTCGTAGTTACATGCATGGTTCAACATTTACAGTTTATATCAGACTTCATCTGACGAATTCTTTGATGGACTCCTACCATGCATTGTCCTTTTTTTCTGTAGTATTGTTAAGTATACTTTATTGATATTGAGTGACAAGTTTAAAAGCTCTTAAAAAGAAAACGCatgtaaaaacaattttttcttttcatcgtCTCTTTCTTCTATGTTGTTAAACGGacaatttgttttcaaaaatttacataaatatgaacctttttttctgtaaatttaattaaaatgaaagtggACAATGAAAAAGTACCTATAATCACTGGGAGTCGatataaattcaaaataatttcatcAACGTTGTTCTGAAAACtatcactttcttttttcttcactgaTATTTTTAAATGGAGGAAATTTTAATACACAGTTAAACgtttggttaaaaaatttgtttactttttgtaATAAAAGAAATATGACTAGGTGAAAAAAAGAATCGAGTTTTGATTTTATGCTTTAATTAAGAAAGACATTAGGGTTATGTTTAAGTGCGTCTACGACTTATATATAtgtaatttaaaatttgtatagaGAGCTGAGCACCCATAAAATTTCTGCTCTTGTGCAAAAATGACGGCTCGTTTACtgttaatttaaaatttgaagtaATTTAAATATAAAGAAGCAAAATCTAAACATCACTCACCTTCCGTTTCAAGATCAGTATCGTAATCGCTATCGCTAACATCAACACCATGAGAAATTACTGGATCGGTTTCCGTTCCAATAAAAGTACCGTGTTTTATGAAGAAACCTCCGATGCTTTCAATCGGCATTGCTCCTTTGTCTTCGCTTTCTTCTAAAAGCACATCTCCctgaaggaaaacaaattttagGTAGTGTCGTTGCTAAACGTTTATTTTCATCTGCTTTCGATCAGTTCGACCCGAG containing:
- the LOC140943201 gene encoding uncharacterized protein yields the protein MFATGGQRCPVKLFKTFLERRPEEMRNSGPFYLALNERPKTQVWYKRQRMGVNSINSFMKNMASQEDIQGKKLTNHSARKTLVKKLKAANQPRSAIIGVTGHTNERSLADYEEGDDKEQRLISSIISAECATAQSSRVRQALERLDAERLDAVNTAVANTFLMNDERSATFNHFHGCQVTINHNIASKLGNADQQQ